From Bacteroidota bacterium:
TGAAAACGAAGGCGCCGGTGTTGTCCTGTACATGACCCAGGAAGGTCGCGGGATAGGTTTCGCGAACAAGATCCGCGCCTACAAATTGCAGGAGCAGGGCATTGACACGGTCGAGGCCAACGAGCGGCTCGGATTCAAGCCCGATCTCCGCGAGTACGGTATCGGCGCCCAGATTCTCGCTGATCTCGGTCTTTCGAAAATACGCTTGCTTACCAATAACCCCAAGAAAATCATTGGTCTCAAGGGCTACGGCCTCGAAATCGTCGACCGGGTCCCGCTCGAAATCGAGCCGGGCAAGTTCAACAGCCGCTATCTCCAGACCAAGCGCGATAAAATGGGACACATTCTTTCCCTCAAACGAGTGGGAGCATAACCGCTATGGGATATAAGACTTTTGAAGGCAAACTTGAGGCGGCCGGATTTCGATTCGGTATCGTGGTGAGCCGCTTCAACAACTTCTTCACCGACAAACTGCTCGAAGGCGCCATCGATTGCCTCACCCGGCACGGCGCCGACGAGAAGAGTCTCGCGGTTGCCTATTGCCCCGGCGGCTTCGAGATTCCGTATGTCGCGGCGAAGATGGTAAAATCAGGCCAGTACGACGCCGTCATTTGCCTCGGTGCAATCGTGCGCGGGGAGACACCTCATTTTGACTACATCGCTTCCGAATCATCGAAAGGCATCGCCAAACTCGCGCTCGATTCCGGCATTCCCGTAATATACGGCATCGTGACCGCCGATACGCTCGAACAAGCTATCGAACGGTCCGGCACCAAGGCGGGGAACAAGGGC
This genomic window contains:
- the ribH gene encoding 6,7-dimethyl-8-ribityllumazine synthase, which encodes MGYKTFEGKLEAAGFRFGIVVSRFNNFFTDKLLEGAIDCLTRHGADEKSLAVAYCPGGFEIPYVAAKMVKSGQYDAVICLGAIVRGETPHFDYIASESSKGIAKLALDSGIPVIYGIVTADTLEQAIERSGTKAGNKG